In a single window of the Flavobacterium sp. W4I14 genome:
- a CDS encoding AraC-like DNA-binding protein (product_source=COG2207; cath_funfam=1.10.10.60; cog=COG2207; pfam=PF12833; smart=SM00342; superfamily=46689; transmembrane_helix_parts=Inside_1_1,TMhelix_2_24,Outside_25_33,TMhelix_34_53,Inside_54_91,TMhelix_92_111,Outside_112_125,TMhelix_126_148,Inside_149_160,TMhelix_161_183,Outside_184_192,TMhelix_193_215,Inside_216_358) has product MNILLLLIFLLAGASLILIHRLGVKDSFLNVLQAYHFYSIGHVCYTAIAINFFGDIRFVDAGAPFALGYGPLLYHGIITSIKEMDKEMRNRILFHAIPIPIFWIAFIVLLSDPLLREQFRWKYYLVLGICQGVSLLSYGCWAIYLTGSKKIVAQLGDRSRMINVASILILFMASFGVVVMVSRVLPHKAMPPTIGLYIIYGFLLSAQLSVVRYLYKRVKGISKAEGDSRALVALQKSEPAYEKSGIPTELLAEYNLRLQNLISENHIHLDSSLSIEKVAGLLGISAHYTSQLFSRIHNESFINYINKLRIDHACFLLTNDEQKSIDEIIFECGFGSKATFNRVFKNLKGCTPSQFRNN; this is encoded by the coding sequence ATGAATATACTTTTACTGCTTATATTTTTGCTTGCGGGTGCTTCACTAATCCTGATCCACAGGTTGGGTGTAAAGGATAGTTTTCTCAACGTGCTGCAGGCTTACCATTTCTACTCTATCGGTCATGTCTGCTATACGGCGATAGCCATTAATTTTTTCGGCGATATCCGGTTTGTAGATGCAGGCGCACCATTTGCCTTGGGCTATGGCCCGCTGTTATATCATGGAATTATCACCTCTATAAAGGAGATGGATAAAGAAATGCGAAACCGCATCCTTTTTCATGCCATACCTATCCCTATCTTCTGGATTGCATTCATTGTATTGTTGTCTGACCCCTTATTAAGGGAGCAGTTTCGATGGAAATATTATTTAGTTCTTGGAATATGCCAGGGAGTCTCCCTCTTGAGTTACGGGTGCTGGGCCATTTATTTGACAGGTTCAAAAAAAATAGTAGCTCAATTAGGGGACAGAAGCAGGATGATCAATGTTGCCTCTATACTGATCCTGTTTATGGCGTCTTTTGGCGTTGTAGTGATGGTTTCGCGGGTACTACCGCATAAAGCCATGCCTCCTACCATCGGTCTTTACATCATCTACGGCTTTCTGCTCAGCGCTCAACTGTCAGTTGTAAGGTATCTCTATAAAAGAGTGAAAGGAATTTCAAAAGCTGAGGGCGATTCAAGAGCGCTGGTAGCGTTACAGAAGTCTGAACCAGCTTACGAAAAATCCGGCATTCCGACAGAATTATTGGCTGAATATAACCTGCGTTTGCAAAACCTAATCTCCGAAAACCACATCCACCTTGATAGTTCGCTTTCGATCGAAAAAGTAGCGGGCTTATTGGGAATTTCCGCCCACTATACGAGCCAACTGTTTAGCAGAATTCATAACGAAAGTTTTATCAACTATATTAATAAGTTACGCATCGACCATGCCTGTTTTTTACTAACGAATGATGAACAAAAGAGCATTGACGAGATTATATTCGAGTGTGGTTTTGGATCGAAAGCAACCTTCAACCGTGTCTTTAAGAATCTGAAAGGCTGTACCCCTTCCCAATTTCGGAACAATTAA
- a CDS encoding AraC-like DNA-binding protein (product_source=COG2207; cath_funfam=1.10.10.60; cog=COG2207; pfam=PF12833; smart=SM00342; superfamily=46689; transmembrane_helix_parts=Outside_1_27,TMhelix_28_45,Inside_46_51,TMhelix_52_69,Outside_70_73,TMhelix_74_96,Inside_97_114,TMhelix_115_137,Outside_138_146,TMhelix_147_169,Inside_170_175,TMhelix_176_198,Outside_199_348) produces the protein MSVDKSSDPWSVRNKQKIQWLETSSDKFIYFIIAIFVVALVHLVLIQLESGLPVAVLYGPLAFCAYLSLQKKPAFTIFSVLNIIFFVLLSLIYLCLKTPWAMLNLKRDYLDFYYLFYFLVMIISMAGHSIFPLITLMKKEKVARDEMFLMNFFYFSIFISILIAFILIRQYVFPKILNGFDVDLLINLLLFMGWLMIGNFIRMHIRDGALNLKLHKTVAPIDLIGNETGGKNVYFEKIDAVLSNADLFCDPEFSLAVLAAKTGIARFQLTNVLKVFYDKNFYQLLAELRIRHAKVKLEADLDLKIEALSYECGFKSKSAFNKYFKEIVGLTPKEYRGSVKQNIPVAIC, from the coding sequence GTGTCCGTTGATAAAAGCTCTGACCCGTGGTCTGTAAGGAATAAGCAAAAAATCCAGTGGTTGGAAACCTCCAGCGACAAATTTATATATTTCATTATAGCTATTTTCGTGGTAGCACTTGTTCATCTGGTGTTAATTCAACTCGAATCGGGCTTACCGGTAGCGGTTTTATATGGTCCCTTGGCATTTTGTGCCTATCTCAGTTTGCAAAAAAAGCCTGCATTCACCATCTTTTCTGTATTAAACATCATCTTTTTTGTCTTATTGAGTTTGATATACCTGTGTTTGAAGACACCATGGGCGATGTTGAATCTGAAAAGAGATTATCTTGATTTTTACTACCTGTTTTACTTTTTGGTGATGATCATCTCGATGGCTGGACATAGTATTTTCCCGCTGATTACGCTGATGAAAAAGGAGAAGGTTGCCAGAGACGAAATGTTTTTGATGAATTTCTTCTATTTCAGCATTTTTATTTCAATATTGATTGCTTTCATTCTCATCCGTCAGTATGTATTCCCAAAGATTTTGAATGGATTTGATGTAGATCTGCTCATCAATTTGTTGCTTTTCATGGGCTGGCTGATGATCGGCAACTTCATCAGGATGCACATCAGGGATGGAGCTTTGAATTTGAAGCTGCATAAAACGGTTGCACCAATTGACCTTATCGGTAATGAAACCGGTGGGAAGAATGTCTACTTTGAAAAAATTGATGCCGTGTTATCCAATGCCGATCTCTTTTGTGACCCGGAGTTTTCACTTGCTGTGTTGGCTGCTAAAACGGGCATTGCCCGGTTTCAGCTGACCAACGTTTTGAAGGTTTTTTATGATAAGAATTTTTATCAGCTACTGGCAGAGCTCCGGATTCGACATGCCAAAGTAAAACTTGAAGCAGATTTGGATTTAAAGATAGAAGCACTCAGCTATGAATGTGGGTTTAAGTCGAAAAGTGCATTTAACAAATATTTTAAGGAAATTGTAGGATTAACCCCAAAAGAATATAGGGGTTCGGTTAAACAAAATATCCCGGTAGCAATCTGCTAA
- a CDS encoding sulfite exporter TauE/SafE (product_source=COG2836; cog=COG2836; ko=KO:K09792; pfam=PF13386; superfamily=158442; transmembrane_helix_parts=Inside_1_6,TMhelix_7_29,Outside_30_43,TMhelix_44_66,Inside_67_77,TMhelix_78_97,Outside_98_124,TMhelix_125_147,Inside_148_159,TMhelix_160_182,Outside_183_196,TMhelix_197_219,Inside_220_233), whose amino-acid sequence MMDFLPLAFLMGLFGSLHCAVMCGPIMLGMPFRKQDFFQSGFQLLLYQFGRIAVYTILGLLVGALGSSIRIFSDQKMLSILIGSILILFTALQLNAAYRNRFSKFQSWVLNPLSRLMGKVFNLPLWGFFAGMLNGIIPCGMVYLALATALNTGSIKSGGAFMFLFGLGTAPLMLMISLGGIFLKKYIRFNTNKLIPWLMLFMGALLILRSADLGIPFISPKTTGTYGHTVNCR is encoded by the coding sequence ATGATGGATTTTTTACCACTTGCATTTTTGATGGGGCTTTTCGGAAGCCTTCACTGCGCAGTAATGTGCGGGCCGATTATGCTGGGTATGCCTTTCAGGAAACAGGATTTCTTTCAAAGTGGATTTCAGCTTTTGTTGTACCAATTTGGCAGAATTGCCGTGTATACGATATTAGGGCTGTTGGTGGGTGCTTTAGGGAGCAGTATCCGCATTTTTAGCGATCAGAAAATGCTGAGTATCTTAATCGGTTCTATACTGATTTTATTTACAGCGCTACAGTTAAATGCTGCTTATAGAAATAGGTTTTCTAAGTTCCAGTCATGGGTACTCAATCCGCTAAGCAGATTAATGGGGAAAGTATTCAATTTGCCATTGTGGGGATTTTTTGCGGGAATGCTTAATGGCATCATCCCCTGCGGGATGGTTTATCTGGCACTTGCAACTGCTTTAAATACCGGCAGTATTAAATCTGGTGGTGCTTTTATGTTTCTCTTTGGGTTGGGTACCGCACCACTGATGCTCATGATTTCGTTAGGAGGGATTTTCCTGAAGAAATACATCCGCTTTAATACCAACAAACTTATCCCTTGGCTTATGCTTTTTATGGGGGCATTGCTCATATTACGGTCGGCCGACCTTGGTATTCCCTTCATATCTCCTAAAACTACTGGTACCTACGGGCATACAGTAAATTGTCGATAA
- a CDS encoding hypothetical protein (product_source=COG3198; cog=COG3198; pfam=PF05751; transmembrane_helix_parts=Inside_1_6,TMhelix_7_29,Outside_30_142) — MNWGTKIVLGMLTFMMFIVGMVVYMFHVHGRDALIEENYYEKGINYNAEYNAKVNVIEDDASPKITITKTQIIIQVKDSATYNLILMRPANSNDDVKLKGQTSGTANLILVDKTKMPRGMWFLNLQWHSSGKDYLFKNNITL; from the coding sequence ATGAACTGGGGAACAAAAATAGTGTTGGGTATGCTTACATTCATGATGTTTATTGTGGGGATGGTGGTTTATATGTTCCATGTACACGGACGGGATGCGTTGATCGAAGAAAATTATTACGAAAAAGGGATCAATTATAATGCAGAATACAATGCCAAAGTGAATGTAATAGAAGATGATGCCAGTCCCAAAATTACCATCACAAAAACTCAGATTATCATTCAGGTAAAAGATAGTGCCACCTACAACCTTATTTTAATGCGGCCTGCCAATAGCAATGATGATGTTAAGTTAAAGGGGCAGACCTCAGGAACGGCGAATCTTATTCTGGTTGATAAAACTAAAATGCCCAGGGGAATGTGGTTTTTAAACCTCCAGTGGCACTCCTCAGGAAAAGATTATCTGTTTAAAAATAACATCACCCTATGA
- a CDS encoding cytochrome c oxidase accessory protein FixG (product_source=TIGR02745; cath_funfam=3.30.70.20; cog=COG0348; pfam=PF11614,PF12801,PF13746; superfamily=54862; tigrfam=TIGR02745; transmembrane_helix_parts=Inside_1_33,TMhelix_34_56,Outside_57_75,TMhelix_76_98,Inside_99_149,TMhelix_150_169,Outside_170_183,TMhelix_184_206,Inside_207_321,TMhelix_322_344,Outside_345_460), whose protein sequence is MLSKNKKENKGRGRNFIYPKQPSGRLYTYRKWVSYVLLLFLFACPFVKLNGEQLVLLNFIERKFVFFGLIFTPQDFYLFALAMLIFIMFIVCFTVVLGRLWCGWACPQTIFMEMVFRRIEYWIEGDANKQKKLDQADWNAEKIFKKGSKHFIFLVISFAIANTFLAYMISSDVLFKIITEPVSVHISGFVSIWLFTFIFYGVFTYVREVVCTIICPYGRLQGVLLDNQSLVVAYDFTRGEPRGHLQKNADELTAGDCIDCGLCVQVCPTGIDIREGTQLECVNCTACIDSCNEVMLKINRPKNLIGFFNQDFINKRKPYKIGLKSYGYAAVLFVVMMVFSSLIYKREDIQTTVLRASGTLYQSRGADKTSNLYNAELINKTNKAVKFTFRSKERGDEINFIQKADFLPKEGSVHLTFFLIRKNNAIKKYKTDAVFEIIANGKVLSTATTSFFAQPEGIED, encoded by the coding sequence ATGTTATCAAAAAATAAAAAAGAAAATAAAGGCAGGGGCAGAAATTTTATCTATCCTAAACAGCCATCAGGCAGGTTATATACCTACCGGAAATGGGTAAGTTATGTGCTGCTTTTATTTTTGTTTGCCTGTCCATTTGTAAAGCTTAACGGTGAGCAACTGGTACTACTCAATTTTATAGAAAGAAAATTTGTATTCTTCGGATTGATCTTTACCCCACAGGATTTTTACCTATTTGCCCTTGCGATGCTCATTTTTATCATGTTCATCGTGTGCTTTACGGTAGTTTTGGGCAGGCTCTGGTGCGGATGGGCCTGCCCACAGACAATTTTTATGGAAATGGTTTTTCGCAGGATCGAATACTGGATTGAAGGCGATGCCAATAAACAGAAAAAGTTGGATCAGGCTGATTGGAATGCAGAGAAAATATTCAAAAAAGGAAGTAAACACTTTATTTTTCTGGTGATTTCTTTTGCCATTGCAAATACTTTTTTGGCATACATGATCAGCTCGGATGTGCTCTTTAAAATTATAACTGAACCCGTCTCAGTCCATATTTCTGGCTTTGTATCCATCTGGCTGTTTACATTTATATTCTATGGGGTATTTACCTATGTACGCGAAGTGGTGTGTACGATAATCTGTCCGTACGGTAGGTTACAGGGCGTTTTGTTAGATAATCAAAGTTTGGTAGTAGCCTATGATTTTACCAGGGGCGAACCACGTGGGCATCTTCAAAAAAATGCTGATGAATTAACAGCCGGCGACTGTATTGATTGTGGACTTTGCGTGCAGGTTTGCCCCACGGGTATCGATATCCGCGAAGGTACACAGCTCGAATGTGTAAACTGTACGGCCTGTATCGATTCATGCAACGAGGTAATGCTTAAAATAAACAGGCCCAAAAATCTGATCGGTTTCTTCAATCAGGATTTTATTAACAAACGTAAACCCTATAAAATTGGTTTAAAATCTTACGGTTACGCTGCGGTACTGTTTGTGGTAATGATGGTTTTTTCTTCACTGATCTATAAAAGAGAAGATATCCAGACCACGGTATTAAGAGCCAGCGGCACCTTATACCAAAGCAGGGGAGCAGATAAAACAAGCAATCTTTATAATGCAGAGCTGATCAACAAAACCAATAAGGCTGTAAAGTTTACTTTCAGATCGAAGGAGAGGGGAGATGAAATTAATTTTATCCAAAAAGCTGATTTTTTGCCAAAAGAAGGTTCGGTACACCTTACCTTCTTTCTGATCAGGAAAAATAATGCCATTAAAAAATATAAAACCGATGCCGTTTTCGAAATTATTGCCAATGGCAAAGTTTTAAGCACCGCAACTACAAGTTTTTTTGCACAGCCGGAAGGGATTGAGGATTGA
- a CDS encoding cytochrome c oxidase cbb3-type subunit 3 (product_source=KO:K00406; cath_funfam=1.10.760.10; cleavage_site_network=SignalP-TM; cog=COG2010; ko=KO:K00406; pfam=PF13442,PF14715; superfamily=46626; transmembrane_helix_parts=Inside_1_6,TMhelix_7_29,Outside_30_41,TMhelix_42_64,Inside_65_136,TMhelix_137_159,Outside_160_322) — protein MKKIKLLLLFLFISITAFAADEKAAETITPAQAGLGLNQSEILIIILLVFAVVLLVVSVTLLNAFKVMYQEQLNPTPYTKPVKELVLDYDSWLKQQPVKPSIWTKLLSLRPIEEEKDLVINHAYDGIKELNNPVPAWFNFLFYGTMIFAAAYLFYYHIGGYGDLQDKEYENEMAKAKIEKTAYLEKSANTIDENSVKFDNTPTVLTEGKTVFTTNCVVCHGDKGQGIIGPNLTDEYWLHGGSINNVFKTIKYGIPEKGMISWEKNLNPKQISAVTNFILSLKGSNPAGAKAPQGEKYEAKDLKDNEMKVVTDSVNQANVIKK, from the coding sequence ATGAAGAAGATTAAACTATTGTTATTATTCCTGTTCATCTCAATTACAGCCTTTGCTGCAGATGAGAAGGCCGCAGAAACCATAACACCTGCTCAGGCAGGCTTAGGGCTAAACCAGTCGGAGATACTGATTATAATCCTCTTGGTTTTTGCAGTTGTGCTGCTAGTTGTTTCAGTAACCCTGTTAAATGCATTCAAGGTAATGTACCAGGAACAGTTAAATCCTACGCCATACACCAAGCCAGTAAAAGAGTTGGTTTTGGATTACGATAGCTGGTTAAAGCAACAGCCAGTTAAACCTTCAATCTGGACAAAACTTTTAAGCTTAAGGCCAATTGAAGAAGAAAAGGATCTGGTAATCAATCATGCTTACGATGGCATTAAAGAGCTTAATAACCCAGTGCCGGCCTGGTTTAACTTCCTTTTCTACGGTACAATGATTTTTGCTGCGGCATATCTTTTTTATTACCACATTGGTGGTTATGGAGACCTGCAGGATAAAGAATACGAAAATGAAATGGCCAAAGCGAAGATAGAAAAAACAGCCTACCTCGAAAAATCGGCCAATACCATTGATGAAAACTCTGTTAAATTTGATAATACACCAACGGTACTGACTGAAGGCAAAACTGTTTTTACTACAAACTGTGTGGTTTGTCATGGCGATAAAGGCCAGGGCATCATCGGGCCAAATTTAACCGACGAATACTGGCTACATGGTGGAAGCATTAATAATGTGTTCAAAACCATTAAATATGGTATTCCTGAAAAAGGAATGATCAGTTGGGAGAAAAACTTAAACCCAAAACAGATCAGTGCAGTTACCAATTTTATTTTATCGCTAAAAGGAAGTAATCCTGCAGGAGCCAAAGCTCCACAGGGTGAGAAATACGAAGCAAAAGATTTAAAAGACAATGAGATGAAAGTAGTAACAGACAGTGTAAACCAAGCCAATGTTATCAAAAAATAA
- a CDS encoding hypothetical protein (product_source=Hypo-rule applied; transmembrane_helix_parts=Outside_1_14,TMhelix_15_34,Inside_35_60), translating into MFNQIKDLAGGELYLITSLLMFMVFFVIVGIYLLKLNKKHIEVMSQLPIQDHQPIAYEED; encoded by the coding sequence ATGTTCAACCAGATTAAAGATTTAGCCGGTGGCGAATTATACCTCATCACCTCACTGCTCATGTTCATGGTGTTTTTTGTAATCGTGGGTATTTACCTGCTCAAACTAAATAAAAAACATATTGAAGTAATGAGCCAGCTTCCCATTCAAGACCATCAACCTATTGCATATGAAGAAGATTAA
- a CDS encoding cytochrome c oxidase cbb3-type subunit I/II (product_source=KO:K15862; cath_funfam=1.10.760.10,1.20.210.10; cog=COG2993,COG3278; ko=KO:K15862; pfam=PF00115,PF02433; superfamily=46626,81442; tigrfam=TIGR00780,TIGR00781; transmembrane_helix_parts=Inside_1_12,TMhelix_13_35,Outside_36_54,TMhelix_55_77,Inside_78_97,TMhelix_98_117,Outside_118_126,TMhelix_127_149,Inside_150_155,TMhelix_156_178,Outside_179_202,TMhelix_203_225,Inside_226_237,TMhelix_238_260,Outside_261_269,TMhelix_270_292,Inside_293_303,TMhelix_304_323,Outside_324_342,TMhelix_343_365,Inside_366_377,TMhelix_378_400,Outside_401_431,TMhelix_432_454,Inside_455_498,TMhelix_499_521,Outside_522_713): MQLEKFTYDNKIVRNFGIATLVWGIIGMTVGLLAAMQLFKPAMNMGSQYTTFGRIRPLHTNAVIFAFVGNAIFMGVYYSLQRLLKARMFSDVLSKIHFWGWQLIILSAVITLPLGFTTSHEYAELEWPIDIAITIIWVVFGINMFGTIFKRRERHLYVAIWFYIATFVTIAVLHIVNSFELPISFMKSYYVYAGVQDALVQWWYGHNAVAFFLTTPYLGMMYYFLPKMAGRPVYSYKLSILHFWSLIFIYIWAGPHHLLYTSLPGWAQSLGVAFSIMLIAPSWGGMINGLLTLRGAWDKVREDVTLKFMVVALTAYGMATFEGPLLSLKQINGVAHFTDWIVAHVHVGALGWNGFLTFGVLYWLIPRIYKTELYSKKLAGFHFWIGTLGILFYAVPMYWAGFTQGLMWKEFTPEGLLKYPNFLATTLQIIPMHVLRSIGGALYLIGVITMTYNLAKTMLGAKLLANEPAEAMPLSKVIIETSSADKAWHRVLERKPMKFMVLSLIIILIGGMVEMMPTFTIQSNVPTIASVKPYSALELQGRDLYIREGCVNCHSQTVRPFRSETERYGEYSKAGEFVYDHPFLWGSKRTGPDLHRIGGKYSDAWHYNHLVDPTSMSPGSIMPPYAWLIEQKLDITTTASKIRAMQTLGVPYPDGYDKRANDDLKVQAEKIALDLKQNNIKVKSDREIVAIIAYLQRLGTDIKANKETIPSNQ, from the coding sequence ATGCAGTTAGAAAAATTTACTTACGATAACAAGATTGTTCGGAACTTTGGTATTGCCACCCTGGTATGGGGAATTATAGGAATGACAGTTGGCTTGCTTGCAGCTATGCAACTGTTTAAACCCGCAATGAACATGGGCAGTCAGTACACCACATTTGGCCGGATCAGGCCGCTGCATACCAATGCCGTAATTTTCGCCTTTGTGGGCAATGCCATTTTTATGGGTGTTTATTATTCCCTTCAGCGTTTGTTAAAAGCACGGATGTTTAGCGATGTACTGAGCAAAATCCACTTCTGGGGCTGGCAGCTGATTATTTTATCGGCAGTGATTACGCTTCCATTAGGCTTTACCACCTCACATGAGTATGCCGAGCTCGAATGGCCGATAGATATTGCCATCACCATCATATGGGTGGTTTTTGGCATTAACATGTTTGGTACCATTTTCAAAAGAAGAGAACGTCATTTATATGTAGCCATCTGGTTTTACATTGCCACTTTCGTTACCATAGCGGTATTGCACATCGTAAACTCTTTCGAGCTTCCTATTTCTTTCATGAAAAGTTATTACGTGTATGCAGGTGTACAGGATGCACTGGTACAATGGTGGTACGGGCATAACGCAGTGGCATTTTTTCTAACTACACCTTATCTGGGCATGATGTATTATTTCTTGCCTAAGATGGCCGGAAGACCCGTTTACTCTTATAAATTAAGTATCCTGCATTTTTGGTCGCTCATTTTTATTTACATCTGGGCCGGCCCTCACCATTTATTATACACTTCATTGCCTGGTTGGGCACAATCATTAGGTGTTGCCTTTTCGATCATGCTAATTGCACCAAGCTGGGGCGGTATGATCAACGGTTTGTTAACCTTGCGCGGTGCCTGGGATAAGGTAAGGGAAGATGTTACCCTTAAATTTATGGTGGTTGCCCTTACCGCTTATGGTATGGCCACTTTCGAAGGTCCATTGTTATCTTTAAAGCAGATTAATGGGGTAGCCCACTTTACCGATTGGATTGTTGCCCATGTGCACGTTGGTGCTTTAGGCTGGAATGGCTTTTTAACCTTCGGTGTGCTGTACTGGTTAATTCCACGCATTTACAAAACAGAGCTATACTCGAAAAAGCTTGCAGGTTTCCATTTCTGGATAGGTACTTTGGGTATCCTTTTTTATGCCGTGCCAATGTATTGGGCAGGTTTTACGCAGGGGCTGATGTGGAAAGAGTTTACGCCCGAAGGTTTATTAAAGTACCCGAATTTCTTAGCCACCACACTACAGATTATTCCGATGCATGTTTTGCGTTCAATTGGTGGTGCGCTGTATTTAATAGGGGTAATAACCATGACTTATAACCTGGCCAAAACCATGTTGGGGGCTAAATTACTTGCCAATGAACCGGCAGAAGCCATGCCATTAAGCAAAGTTATTATCGAAACCTCTTCAGCGGATAAAGCCTGGCACAGGGTTCTGGAACGTAAGCCAATGAAATTTATGGTATTATCACTCATCATCATCCTAATCGGGGGTATGGTAGAAATGATGCCCACTTTTACCATTCAATCTAACGTGCCTACAATTGCCAGTGTAAAACCATACTCAGCACTAGAGCTTCAGGGCAGGGATTTATACATCAGAGAAGGTTGCGTAAACTGCCACTCGCAAACGGTGCGGCCTTTCCGTTCAGAAACTGAGCGATATGGAGAATATAGTAAAGCCGGAGAGTTTGTTTACGATCACCCGTTTTTATGGGGGAGTAAACGAACAGGGCCTGATCTTCACCGCATAGGCGGGAAATATTCAGATGCCTGGCATTACAATCACCTGGTCGATCCTACTTCAATGTCGCCAGGAAGCATTATGCCGCCTTATGCCTGGCTCATCGAACAGAAACTGGACATTACAACCACAGCAAGCAAGATCAGGGCCATGCAAACATTGGGCGTTCCTTATCCCGATGGTTATGATAAACGTGCTAACGATGATTTAAAAGTTCAGGCCGAAAAGATTGCACTCGACCTTAAACAGAATAATATTAAGGTTAAAAGCGACAGGGAAATAGTAGCCATTATTGCCTACCTGCAACGTTTAGGTACCGATATCAAAGCAAATAAAGAAACCATTCCTTCAAATCAATAA
- a CDS encoding cbb3-type cytochrome oxidase maturation protein (product_source=TIGR00847; cog=COG3197; pfam=PF03597; smart=SM00815; tigrfam=TIGR00847; transmembrane_helix_parts=Outside_1_3,TMhelix_4_26,Inside_27_59): MNILYFLVGCSVLMALIFLGAFFWAYKTGQNDDVHTPGIRMLFDDEVVAEKSEEDHFSS; this comes from the coding sequence ATGAACATCCTTTACTTTTTGGTTGGCTGCAGTGTTCTAATGGCGCTCATTTTTTTGGGTGCATTCTTCTGGGCTTATAAAACCGGTCAGAACGATGATGTACATACCCCAGGTATCCGCATGCTCTTCGATGATGAAGTTGTTGCTGAAAAAAGTGAAGAAGATCACTTTTCTAGCTAA